The Thaumasiovibrio subtropicus genome window below encodes:
- a CDS encoding (2,3-dihydroxybenzoyl)adenylate synthase, with amino-acid sequence MPVNYTPWPLEDARAYKQRGLWIDKPLSDILDRQIQVAPDQIAIVTETETITYRTLDRYVNCLVRRLIALGIKSGDTALVQLPNDYPFYVVFFALQRLGVVPVNALFNHNREELRHYAAQIQPALVIGALEQPLFQDDSLITDLRTTLGKSLVCLIDDECRVGETSYKAFAQPLRCWLSADQMISGIDLDINADNVAFFQLSGGSTGTPKLITRTHNDYYYSIRQSVAVCEWDSQTRYLCALPAAHNFSLSSPGALGVFYAGGTLVIARDPSAATCFPLIKAHEVTWTALVPPAAILWLNSHEDKADLQTLRYLQVGGAKLSATVAKALEQQMDITLQQVFGMAEGLVNYTRLDDDEWTRHHTQGRPMSDDDIVRVVDEYNCPVPCGEEGLLTTKGPYTFRGYYQAESHNQKSFTDAGFYRSGDRVVQTASGHLMVVGRDKDQINKGGEKIAAEEIENYLLAHSDVHDAAVVAMPDPYLGERICAFVVTKPTKALKANQLNAFIRTKQLADFKYPDRYEFIDTLPKTNVGKVDKKALRTHIAEKIAARMPATTA; translated from the coding sequence ATGCCTGTCAATTATACACCTTGGCCATTAGAGGACGCGCGCGCGTACAAGCAACGTGGCCTATGGATAGATAAACCGCTGAGCGACATATTGGATCGTCAAATCCAGGTCGCGCCTGACCAGATCGCCATTGTAACGGAGACAGAAACCATCACCTATCGCACACTTGATCGGTATGTCAATTGCTTGGTGCGCCGTCTTATTGCTTTAGGGATTAAATCGGGAGACACGGCACTGGTTCAACTGCCCAATGATTACCCTTTTTATGTGGTTTTCTTCGCGCTACAGCGGCTCGGTGTTGTGCCAGTGAATGCTTTGTTTAATCACAACCGAGAAGAATTACGCCATTACGCGGCACAGATTCAACCGGCGTTGGTGATTGGCGCTCTAGAACAACCGCTCTTTCAAGATGATTCTTTGATTACCGATTTAAGAACGACGTTAGGTAAGTCTTTGGTTTGCTTAATTGATGATGAGTGTCGCGTAGGAGAGACATCCTATAAAGCCTTTGCTCAGCCGTTGCGTTGCTGGCTGAGTGCTGACCAGATGATATCTGGCATTGACCTAGATATTAATGCCGACAATGTCGCTTTTTTCCAGCTCTCAGGCGGCAGTACGGGCACGCCCAAACTGATTACTCGCACCCACAATGACTATTACTACAGTATTCGGCAAAGCGTCGCTGTCTGCGAATGGGATTCACAAACCCGGTATTTATGCGCGTTGCCAGCGGCACACAATTTTTCGTTAAGTTCGCCCGGCGCTCTGGGGGTCTTTTACGCAGGTGGAACACTGGTTATCGCCCGTGACCCCTCGGCTGCCACTTGCTTTCCACTGATTAAAGCTCATGAGGTGACATGGACGGCGCTCGTGCCGCCAGCGGCGATCTTGTGGTTAAACAGTCACGAAGATAAAGCTGATTTACAGACATTACGGTATCTACAGGTGGGCGGCGCCAAGTTGAGCGCAACAGTCGCGAAAGCGTTGGAACAACAGATGGATATTACCTTACAGCAAGTATTCGGTATGGCGGAAGGGTTAGTGAACTATACCCGCTTGGATGATGATGAATGGACTCGCCACCACACTCAAGGCCGACCTATGAGTGATGACGATATCGTTCGTGTCGTTGATGAATACAACTGCCCAGTGCCATGCGGTGAAGAGGGACTGTTGACAACAAAGGGCCCTTACACTTTTCGAGGCTACTATCAAGCCGAGTCACATAATCAAAAGTCGTTCACCGATGCGGGGTTTTATCGCAGCGGCGATCGAGTTGTGCAGACCGCATCTGGGCATTTAATGGTGGTTGGCCGTGATAAAGATCAGATCAACAAAGGTGGAGAAAAAATCGCGGCAGAAGAGATCGAAAACTACTTGTTAGCACACAGCGATGTTCATGATGCTGCGGTTGTTGCGATGCCGGATCCTTATCTTGGCGAGCGTATCTGCGCCTTCGTTGTGACTAAGCCGACTAAGGCCTTAAAAGCCAATCAGCTCAATGCTTTTATTCGAACCAAGCAACTGGCCGATTTTAAGTATCCCGATCGTTATGAGTTCATTGACACCTTGCCTAAAACCAATGTCGGCAAGGTGGATAAAAAAGCATTACGAACCCACATTGCAGAGAAAATCGCAGCGAGGATGCCTGCGACCACAGCCTAA
- a CDS encoding isochorismatase family protein translates to MAIPKLDSYTLPQSSVFPSNKTDWKIDTNKAVLLVHDMQDYFLNFYDVAAAPIPQLVDNIVTLKTACHDAGVPVIYTAQPANQDPEERALLTDFWGPGLKDSTPIVSALKPCDGDIQYVKWRYSAFKKTPLLDFMRDTGKTQLIICGIYGHIGVLSTALDAFMYDIQPFLIGDAIADFSEEDHHQTLKYVASRAGHVASLQRALQQLNQASGSATLSLEQMREEIAELLMLAPQDIGDDDNLIHLGLDSIRAMMLLDGWRAKGASVTFAALAEKVTLGEWWQIVARTQTGSQMNASSTAALKGMPA, encoded by the coding sequence ATGGCGATTCCAAAACTTGATAGTTATACGTTGCCGCAAAGCAGCGTTTTTCCATCCAATAAGACGGATTGGAAAATTGATACAAACAAAGCCGTGTTGCTAGTGCACGACATGCAAGATTACTTCTTAAATTTTTATGACGTTGCCGCGGCGCCAATTCCTCAGTTGGTTGACAACATCGTAACGCTTAAAACCGCTTGCCACGATGCAGGTGTGCCTGTGATCTACACCGCGCAGCCAGCGAATCAAGACCCTGAGGAGCGAGCGCTGTTGACGGATTTTTGGGGCCCCGGATTAAAAGACAGTACGCCAATCGTGTCAGCGCTGAAACCATGCGATGGTGATATCCAATATGTGAAATGGCGATACAGTGCATTTAAGAAAACGCCGTTGTTAGATTTTATGCGTGACACAGGTAAAACCCAGCTGATCATTTGTGGTATTTACGGTCATATTGGGGTTCTTTCGACGGCGTTGGATGCATTTATGTACGATATTCAGCCGTTTTTAATCGGTGATGCCATTGCGGACTTCAGTGAAGAAGACCATCACCAAACCCTCAAGTATGTCGCCAGCCGAGCGGGTCATGTAGCGTCACTCCAACGTGCATTGCAGCAGCTTAATCAAGCGTCGGGGAGCGCAACGCTCTCCCTAGAACAGATGCGCGAAGAGATTGCTGAGTTATTAATGCTTGCTCCACAGGACATTGGGGATGATGACAACCTGATTCACTTAGGACTCGATTCAATTCGAGCCATGATGTTACTCGATGGTTGGCGGGCGAAAGGTGCCAGTGTGACGTTTGCCGCCTTAGCCGAGAAAGTGACCTTAGGCGAATGGTGGCAAATTGTCGCGAGGACTCAAACCGGGTCGCAAATGAACGCGTCTTCCACCGCTGCATTGAAAGGAATGCCTGCATGA
- a CDS encoding helix-turn-helix domain-containing protein: MKISNTVLSDNSEVNTRLVNSFNRQKIVTYGNKTLSEGLFYSLRSSSGMLVRVSDSVEQMDTKVLYPVEPSIQLALVLEGSLNFSLDDHQFEITGSVDKPALSVIRVDKPCVSRRYLSKSSPRLRKVNVLLTESWMSHHPQMAKEWFSGLNGRGIEHLECLKVPCDGELNLLGEEIQHLASRLHGSVSEKELGIEMRVMRLMLHCFQHLKTSSLGPVRQMTSQKSDKLSRIMAYIEAHLVAPPTLSVLAKQHAMSVSQLQRLFKSEANTTAIEYIRLRRLERVRDALIDEKITISEAAYQAGYSHYSNFNTAFKRAFGVTPKTYIKNNTTN; the protein is encoded by the coding sequence ATGAAGATATCAAATACAGTGTTGTCTGATAACTCAGAGGTTAATACCCGATTAGTTAACAGTTTTAATCGCCAGAAAATAGTAACTTACGGCAATAAGACACTTTCAGAAGGCCTTTTTTATTCTTTGCGTTCGTCGTCCGGTATGTTGGTTCGGGTCAGTGATAGCGTCGAACAGATGGACACGAAAGTGCTCTATCCAGTAGAGCCCAGCATCCAGCTCGCTTTGGTGTTAGAGGGAAGTTTGAACTTCAGCTTGGATGACCACCAGTTTGAAATTACAGGAAGCGTTGATAAACCGGCGCTGTCGGTGATTCGCGTCGACAAACCTTGCGTATCACGTCGTTATCTTTCTAAATCTTCACCCCGTTTGAGAAAAGTCAATGTCCTGTTGACCGAGAGTTGGATGAGCCATCATCCGCAAATGGCGAAAGAATGGTTTAGCGGCTTAAATGGCAGGGGGATTGAGCATCTTGAATGTCTAAAAGTGCCGTGTGATGGAGAGTTAAACCTGTTGGGGGAGGAGATTCAGCATCTCGCTAGTCGTCTTCATGGCTCTGTCAGCGAGAAGGAGTTAGGCATTGAAATGCGCGTAATGCGTTTGATGTTGCATTGTTTCCAGCACTTGAAAACCAGCTCGCTTGGACCAGTTCGCCAAATGACAAGCCAAAAGTCGGATAAACTGTCCCGAATTATGGCGTATATCGAGGCACATTTGGTTGCGCCCCCAACCCTTTCAGTATTGGCAAAACAACATGCAATGAGTGTAAGTCAGTTGCAGCGACTGTTTAAATCCGAAGCGAATACCACTGCGATTGAATATATTCGCCTTCGCCGATTAGAAAGGGTCAGAGATGCGTTGATAGATGAGAAAATAACCATTTCTGAAGCCGCTTATCAGGCGGGATATAGTCACTACTCGAACTTCAATACCGCGTTTAAACGCGCCTTCGGCGTTACACCAAAGACCTACATTAAAAATAACACGACAAATTAA
- a CDS encoding isochorismate synthase, producing MKRNVIGYSLMADNIINNELSGASFFFASPQSTMMGLGKQSVFFEPISFKRLAEKSRQMLSGAKLNTDDNPVLFGVIPFDEKTPTRLVIPEQLYVSSSTRATTERAASVAKSARVISAASGMGYKQGVEEALHRFSTSELSKVVLSRALEVATEDDIEESGLLKNLLKINSKGYTFAVDIGDCSKLMGASPELLVAKRGSYLTSNPLAGSRPRQNSEQENEKSRLSLLNTAKDLHEHGLVVEEVERVLSRHCRNLYTPMVPSVIETNTMLHLSTLLEGQASNPDINVLEVAAELHPTPAVCGFPRHQAYRAIQDIEQFDRGYFTGMVGWCDARGNGEWVVTIRCAEVQKRLMRVFAGAGIVSESHPQSELDETGAKMKTMLSAAGIQLDESAHA from the coding sequence ATGAAACGCAATGTCATTGGCTATTCTTTAATGGCAGATAACATCATTAATAATGAGTTGTCTGGTGCAAGCTTCTTTTTTGCGTCACCGCAATCAACCATGATGGGGTTGGGTAAACAATCCGTCTTTTTCGAGCCTATTTCGTTCAAACGTTTGGCGGAAAAGTCGAGGCAAATGCTATCTGGCGCTAAGTTAAATACTGACGATAACCCAGTGTTATTTGGTGTGATTCCTTTTGACGAAAAAACACCGACAAGACTTGTGATTCCCGAGCAACTCTATGTGTCGAGTAGTACCCGCGCGACAACGGAACGTGCTGCATCGGTGGCTAAAAGTGCACGTGTGATTTCGGCAGCGTCAGGGATGGGATACAAGCAAGGCGTCGAAGAAGCTCTCCACCGTTTCTCTACCTCAGAGCTGTCAAAAGTCGTCTTGTCGCGTGCCTTGGAGGTGGCCACGGAAGATGACATTGAAGAGAGTGGTCTATTAAAAAACCTTTTGAAAATCAACTCTAAAGGTTACACCTTTGCCGTAGATATCGGTGATTGCAGTAAGCTGATGGGGGCGAGCCCCGAACTACTCGTGGCAAAGCGAGGCAGTTATCTTACTTCTAATCCATTAGCAGGCTCGCGGCCAAGGCAAAATTCAGAGCAAGAGAACGAAAAGTCTCGCTTGTCGCTACTTAACACAGCTAAAGATCTCCACGAGCATGGATTGGTGGTCGAAGAGGTAGAGCGCGTCTTAAGCCGTCACTGCCGAAATCTTTACACCCCCATGGTGCCTTCCGTCATCGAAACCAACACCATGCTGCACCTATCTACCCTGCTGGAAGGTCAAGCGAGCAACCCAGATATCAATGTGCTCGAAGTTGCGGCCGAATTACATCCAACGCCGGCGGTGTGCGGCTTTCCGCGACACCAAGCTTACCGTGCAATCCAAGATATTGAGCAATTTGATCGCGGCTATTTCACTGGCATGGTTGGCTGGTGTGATGCGAGGGGGAATGGTGAGTGGGTAGTCACTATTCGTTGTGCCGAAGTGCAAAAACGACTGATGCGCGTGTTTGCCGGTGCTGGCATTGTCAGTGAATCTCACCCTCAGTCTGAATTGGATGAGACGGGTGCCAAAATGAAAACCATGTTATCCGCTGCCGGTATCCAACTCGATGAAAGCGCCCATGCGTGA
- a CDS encoding non-ribosomal peptide synthetase, with protein sequence MKPNIGEGIAPNQPIPLPLTQAQLGIWLGQAINPESTQYNAAEYLQFDGQLEDDAFASAAESVLQQTMSLNMAYHLDADRPVHRHIGKVAEQVAIERIDLSEEADPMAAAIRWMHVTYPQPLKLSVGELYRHALIKVSDTCHLWFLSIHHIAADGYSFSLLADAVVNRYRTSVEPGTEGMPIPFGDYRQLSEEDANYRHSSDFEQDKRYWQQRLAPFAAATSFSSWPERQHTEIVDAEIDGQQSAVTISLSTSISKATMQSLTDVALQHRLSWSDLLVALVAKQLYQYKGVKETVLGLPVAGRMGTKAASIPCMYMNIVPLPVALEGDMRLVTLARSISKQIMSSRRHHRYRYEDLKQDLIRHRPEAPLFGAVVNVMPFERRFALQQCSVSAQTLSAGPVEDISFNFVKQPDGRLSFNLDANPERYDAELVAQLHRGVIADLFCLNTLMDEPFQVDYSGLSIVTTPRLRHRFPAHEEKSLLHRIWLRSQTEPDRPALSQLDSLAGTRNAIVSYAELVAKVDKLAGQLCALNIAKQQTIAIAMGRSQEAIIAMLASLVCGHRFVAIDPTAPVARTEVMLGDVAPAVILHNAELPEVLDSLFSDYATFCPSKAPPQCVGRESHNTFFDDTHSSQTGYGDWRNEHVLQQQDAYLIYTSGSTGKPKGVMIDYPALDRFTLAATEAYGIADNDRVLQFAPLHFDTCIEEIFVTLSAGGEVVVRDENMLESFDCFMQACKDAEISVLDLPTAYWHEMALAIETQPLSLPSSVRTVIIGGEAAKAARVSAWKSHVDPNVKLLNTYGPSEATVVTTYCNLVDSASNNSIGRPLLGRHVAIVDKHGCPVPIGVEGELVLMGDSLSQGYLGLPLQTAQQFIPFKAPGHSLDGARAYRSGDRVWLDVQGNLHFIGRIDEQIKISGCRIEPGDVEQALLSLSGIQAAAITVAERQGQKHLQAHLTGQEMEWSIAEIRAALLALLPAPMLPSDAIWYDALPLTSSGKVDKKALSERASKRAQRKEAQPASSELNPLDDASSLVLKIAAIWQDVLGVQQVQPSDDFFLIGGQSLQSIQIAARLSAVLGRSVPVSILFDKPVLSDLAASLDPDSLTASASRLSSEQLMAADLEAFSRQLPSQCVCTKKRAIRTVLLTGATGFVGAQLLHQLLAHKGLRIVCPVRADSVAAGEQRLLTSLSQQGLITSEHTEADAVLKRVSVVIEDITKAQLGFSREAYCRLGDEVDLVIHNAAQTSVLRDYHSLRQANVDATAQLISFAAAFGLPFTHVSTIAVAPKSMQVLPETYVPQHLGLATGAYADGYQQSKFVAEAMVEIAQQRGLVTKVYRLARVSGDQQLGYANPNDLVWSILRTGMRHAVLPQISVAEPWTPVDDVAQFVVKHSLLTSDTGVFNVTPDRPVQLSALFEWTKAFGFCFDWLALPQWCAGIAEKGSEQDKTLLSFFDKSANASTAVHIATCDNQEAQRAQQMLGLSLTPISQSLFNHYLRYALSHGILDRANFSPNGNCEKQKEFADE encoded by the coding sequence ATGAAGCCGAATATTGGCGAGGGCATAGCTCCGAATCAACCGATACCACTGCCGTTAACACAGGCGCAGCTTGGCATTTGGTTGGGACAAGCGATTAACCCGGAAAGTACCCAGTACAACGCTGCCGAGTACTTGCAGTTTGATGGTCAATTGGAGGACGATGCTTTTGCTAGCGCGGCAGAATCTGTTTTACAGCAGACGATGTCGTTGAACATGGCTTATCACCTCGACGCGGATAGGCCTGTGCATCGTCATATTGGCAAAGTCGCAGAGCAAGTGGCGATTGAACGCATTGATTTGAGCGAAGAGGCAGACCCGATGGCGGCGGCGATTCGCTGGATGCACGTTACTTATCCGCAGCCGCTCAAACTCAGTGTAGGGGAACTCTATCGCCACGCCTTGATTAAAGTCAGCGATACTTGCCATCTTTGGTTTCTCTCCATCCACCATATCGCTGCTGACGGGTATAGCTTTTCGCTGCTGGCGGATGCTGTGGTGAATCGCTATCGCACATCGGTGGAACCCGGCACTGAAGGCATGCCGATACCCTTTGGTGACTACCGCCAGTTAAGTGAAGAAGATGCCAATTATCGGCATTCTAGTGACTTCGAGCAAGACAAGCGGTATTGGCAGCAACGTTTAGCGCCTTTTGCTGCAGCAACGAGCTTTTCATCATGGCCCGAACGCCAACATACTGAGATTGTTGATGCTGAAATAGACGGTCAGCAGTCAGCCGTGACTATCAGTCTGTCAACGTCGATCTCCAAGGCGACAATGCAGTCACTGACGGATGTCGCCTTGCAGCATCGGCTCAGTTGGAGCGACTTGCTGGTGGCGCTGGTGGCGAAACAACTCTACCAGTATAAAGGCGTCAAAGAGACGGTATTGGGTTTACCGGTTGCAGGGCGGATGGGGACGAAAGCGGCATCGATTCCGTGTATGTACATGAATATTGTCCCCTTGCCTGTCGCATTAGAGGGTGACATGAGACTGGTAACGCTCGCAAGGTCAATCAGCAAGCAGATCATGTCGAGTCGACGCCATCATCGTTATCGTTATGAAGACCTAAAACAAGACTTAATACGGCATCGACCGGAAGCGCCACTATTTGGTGCCGTCGTGAATGTGATGCCTTTTGAACGCCGTTTTGCGCTTCAGCAATGCTCTGTATCAGCGCAAACGCTGAGCGCGGGCCCCGTGGAAGATATTTCGTTCAATTTTGTCAAGCAGCCCGATGGCCGCTTGAGCTTTAACCTCGATGCCAATCCCGAGCGATATGATGCTGAGCTAGTGGCGCAGTTGCATCGTGGTGTGATAGCGGACCTTTTTTGCCTCAATACCTTAATGGATGAACCTTTTCAGGTTGATTATTCAGGCCTATCTATCGTCACGACACCTCGTCTCCGTCATCGCTTTCCTGCCCACGAAGAGAAGAGTCTGCTACATCGTATTTGGCTGCGCAGCCAAACAGAGCCAGATCGCCCCGCGTTATCTCAATTGGATTCATTAGCGGGAACACGGAATGCAATCGTGAGTTATGCCGAACTCGTGGCAAAGGTCGATAAACTCGCCGGACAATTGTGTGCATTGAACATTGCCAAGCAGCAAACGATAGCCATCGCGATGGGACGGAGCCAAGAGGCGATCATTGCGATGTTGGCTTCGTTAGTGTGTGGTCATCGCTTTGTTGCCATTGACCCTACCGCCCCCGTTGCCCGTACTGAGGTGATGCTTGGCGATGTAGCGCCTGCCGTGATACTGCATAATGCCGAGCTGCCCGAAGTGTTGGACTCCCTGTTTTCAGACTATGCCACGTTTTGTCCTTCTAAAGCGCCACCACAATGTGTCGGACGTGAAAGCCATAACACCTTTTTCGACGACACGCATTCTTCCCAGACTGGGTACGGTGATTGGCGCAATGAACACGTATTGCAGCAGCAAGACGCGTATCTCATCTATACCTCTGGCTCTACGGGCAAGCCCAAAGGGGTCATGATTGATTACCCTGCTTTGGATCGTTTTACCCTCGCAGCCACTGAGGCATACGGCATTGCTGACAATGATCGTGTTTTACAGTTTGCACCATTGCATTTTGATACGTGTATTGAGGAAATTTTTGTCACGCTCTCGGCGGGTGGGGAAGTCGTTGTGCGTGACGAAAACATGTTGGAGAGTTTTGATTGTTTCATGCAAGCGTGCAAGGACGCGGAGATCAGCGTACTCGACTTACCTACGGCCTATTGGCATGAAATGGCCCTCGCGATCGAAACACAACCTCTCTCCCTGCCTAGCAGCGTAAGGACAGTCATTATTGGCGGAGAGGCGGCAAAGGCAGCACGAGTGAGTGCTTGGAAATCTCATGTTGATCCTAACGTAAAACTGCTAAACACCTATGGCCCAAGTGAAGCTACGGTCGTCACTACATACTGTAATTTGGTCGACTCAGCGTCTAATAACAGTATTGGCCGGCCGCTATTAGGACGCCACGTCGCGATTGTCGATAAGCATGGTTGCCCGGTGCCTATCGGTGTTGAAGGTGAGTTGGTGCTAATGGGGGATAGTCTTAGCCAAGGCTATTTGGGTTTACCTCTGCAAACGGCACAGCAATTCATTCCGTTTAAAGCGCCGGGACACAGCTTAGATGGTGCTAGGGCCTATCGTAGTGGCGATCGGGTTTGGCTTGATGTGCAAGGCAACTTGCATTTTATCGGCCGGATTGATGAGCAGATCAAGATCAGTGGATGTCGCATCGAGCCGGGTGATGTTGAGCAAGCATTGTTGTCACTATCAGGTATTCAAGCCGCCGCGATTACTGTCGCTGAGCGACAAGGCCAAAAACATCTGCAAGCGCATCTGACGGGGCAGGAAATGGAGTGGTCGATAGCCGAAATTCGCGCTGCTTTATTAGCACTCTTGCCCGCCCCTATGTTGCCCAGTGACGCGATTTGGTATGACGCCTTGCCGTTAACCTCTTCTGGAAAAGTGGATAAAAAAGCACTCTCTGAGCGTGCGAGTAAACGTGCTCAACGCAAAGAAGCGCAACCAGCGAGTTCGGAACTCAACCCCCTTGATGATGCGAGCTCGCTGGTCCTTAAAATAGCCGCGATTTGGCAAGACGTGTTAGGCGTACAACAGGTGCAACCTAGCGATGACTTTTTCTTGATTGGTGGGCAATCGTTGCAGAGCATTCAGATTGCGGCACGACTCAGTGCGGTGTTAGGGCGCTCGGTGCCGGTCTCAATACTGTTTGATAAGCCAGTGTTATCGGATCTTGCGGCGAGTTTAGACCCTGATTCATTGACTGCTAGCGCTTCACGTCTGAGTTCTGAACAGTTGATGGCGGCTGACCTTGAGGCATTTTCACGCCAGTTACCCAGTCAATGTGTGTGTACGAAAAAGCGAGCCATACGCACAGTGCTGCTGACGGGCGCGACAGGGTTTGTGGGTGCTCAGTTGTTGCATCAACTGCTCGCGCATAAAGGCTTGCGCATCGTCTGTCCAGTGCGCGCGGACAGTGTGGCCGCAGGCGAGCAACGGTTACTTACATCACTGAGTCAGCAGGGGTTGATTACATCAGAGCACACAGAGGCTGACGCTGTTCTGAAGCGTGTTTCTGTGGTGATAGAAGATATCACCAAGGCACAATTGGGTTTTTCGCGCGAAGCGTATTGTCGACTGGGCGACGAAGTGGATTTGGTTATCCATAATGCGGCGCAAACCAGCGTGCTACGTGATTATCATAGTTTGCGGCAAGCGAATGTTGACGCCACTGCGCAACTTATCTCGTTTGCGGCTGCGTTTGGTTTACCCTTCACCCATGTTTCCACCATAGCCGTCGCACCTAAATCCATGCAGGTTTTGCCAGAAACTTATGTGCCGCAACACCTTGGGTTAGCGACGGGTGCGTATGCGGATGGCTATCAGCAATCTAAGTTTGTCGCCGAGGCTATGGTTGAAATCGCGCAGCAGCGCGGACTAGTGACGAAAGTGTATCGCCTTGCTCGGGTCAGCGGTGATCAGCAACTGGGTTACGCGAACCCTAATGACTTGGTGTGGAGCATCCTGCGCACCGGCATGCGCCACGCTGTGCTGCCTCAAATTTCTGTCGCGGAGCCATGGACCCCCGTCGATGATGTCGCACAATTTGTCGTCAAACACAGTTTACTGACATCAGATACCGGGGTGTTCAA